GAATCGATGTGTCGATTTTACACATCGGTCTGGTTTTTGCCCCAAAATCCATCCAATGTGTAAACTTTTTTGCGACTGCTGCACAAAGTTGCCGCCAGGTGCGCGCAGGTcgcgagctgtcaaactgtTAGAGTTTTTTTCGCAGCGTGGTTCACTTTTCGGGTTCGTCCGGGATTATTATCTTTTAAGTTCGATCTATTTGGCCAGCGGAATAAACTTGGTTCCTGGACGAAGATTTACTTTTCGGACCGGATTTCCGGACAACCTCAGTATTCAGAGTGTAAGATTTGATCACAACTTTTCCGGGtctgttttgattattttattttttaggttAGCACTTTTCCAGTGTCCAGTTTGAGTGCAGCTGCTTCTCCTACTAGCACAGGTTCTCTGGATCTGGAcctccgccaacgtgtccacaATCCACCCTTCGGGCGGCTCGGTCAGCCGAATTCGAGCTGGAATCCGCTACAAGTGCCTGCGTACATTCCGCAACAGCCTCAGCTGACGTACAAGTCGATGGCGCGGTCAAAGCTCACGTGGCACACCCCGCCCAACCACCAAGACCAACTGTAAAACTTTATGTCCGCAAATTTATGTCCAAGCAACAACAAGTTCGAGGGCGCGGTCCTGCCACCGACCCTACCGGAACGATCCCCGCAGAGAGCGGTAAAAGCTGGCAACGACCGTGCGCGATCCGCCATCGATCAGCTGCTGTTCCAGCGGGCGGACAAGATCGAGTTCGAGTCGAATGTGCATACGGCCGCCCGCGAGCGAAAGGTGAGTCAACTTGGGATCATTGAGATAGTTTTTGAAAGATGTGCCTTTCTTCCACAGGAACTAAGCGTCCACTCCATCTTCCGCATTCCGACGACCGCCAAGCAACCGTCCCGGTCGCCGTAGGA
This is a stretch of genomic DNA from Culex pipiens pallens isolate TS chromosome 1, TS_CPP_V2, whole genome shotgun sequence. It encodes these proteins:
- the LOC120432140 gene encoding uncharacterized protein LOC120432140, which gives rise to MSANLCPSNNKFEGAVLPPTLPERSPQRAVKAGNDRARSAIDQLLFQRADKIEFESNVHTAARERKELSVHSIFRIPTTAKQPSRSP